A window of the Fusarium poae strain DAOMC 252244 chromosome 3, whole genome shotgun sequence genome harbors these coding sequences:
- a CDS encoding hypothetical protein (TransMembrane:2 (o30-49i311-334o)) has product MESILVTPEINSTLKIAEVRGQHVTVQHNFLNYFVGLFMATYITWQCLLRTRVLLRSDSQPPMLPYWIPVVGHTFSFLTNTHQTITFGRSHFKSTAQPFSLLIGGRRTYVVLDPRYLAEVHRKSKDLVYEPFIDQLMLCIGVTQKTRDIMWNTKLGEPAVSLTNNILDWVREEMSQSPSSQPFFDKFMKELDDALQQASPLTTGNVSEHDMFKFAGDIIVTVSTNAFFGKVLLEQSPEILHSFHMFDRHAWEMIFRAPRFMFKTANNAMGSVIDGLTRYFELPQSRRQDAASFVLRSEDAMRKSGIGSREIAALVFKLFWGINGMPATVAFWLLARTVYTPNLWEDLRAEVAPAFKNGIDDQPDIEYLKGCTKLNAMYYETLRVHGGASGFRRVASDTVIGGFTFKAGSDVIMPYRQLHVDEEIWGQDAKCFDIYRFIDNPKLALARTFKPFGGGVTLCPGRFLMHQIALSLIATLVTRYDIHIVDGHETHPFPQMNHKGPEVGVIFPIFEQVPKIIVERVDIG; this is encoded by the exons ATGGAGTCAATTCTAGTCACGCCTGAGATTAACTCTACGCTCAAGATAGCAGAAGTACGAGGCCAACATGTCACAGTGCAACACAACTTTCTCAACTACTTTGTTGGACTATTCATGGCCACATATATCACATGGCAGTGTCTTCTACGGACACGTGTGCTATTGAGGTCTGACTCACAGCCCCCAATGTTGCCATATTGGATACCAG TCGTGGGCCATACCTTTTCGTTCCTGACAAACACTCACCAAACTATAACATTTGGAAG ATCGCACTTTAAGAGTACCGCTCAGCCTTTCAGCCTACTAATCGGAGGCCGTCGGACATATGTTGTACTTGATCCACGCTATCTTGCTGAGGTTCACAGAAAGTCCAAAGATCTTGTGTATGAGCCATTCATCGACCAACTAATGCTTTGCATTGGCGTCACGCAAAAGACCAGAGACATCATGTGGAACACAAAACTCGGCGAACCTGCTGTATCGCTGACCAACAATATCTTGGACTGGGTGCGGGAGGAAATGTCGCAAAGTCCGTCCTCGCAACCTTTCTTCGACAAGTTCATGAAGGAACTGGATGATGCTCTACAGCAAGCTAGTCCACTGACCACTGGAAACGTGAGCGAGCATGATATGTTCAAATTTGCAGGCGATATAATCGTTACGGTATCTACTAATGCTTTCTTTGGCAAAGTCCTGTTGGAACAATCTCCCGAAATATTGCATTCGTTCCACATGTTTGATCGTCATGCGTGGGAGATGATATTCCGAGCACCGAGATTCATGTTCAAGACTGCTAATAACGCGATGGGTTCAGTCATTGATGGTTTGACGAGATACTTTGAGTTACCTCAGAGCAGGAGACAAGACGCCGCATCGTTTGTTTTGAGATCAGAAGATGCCATGCGCAAGAGTGGGATTGGCTCCCGAGAAATCGCCGCATTAGTATTCAAGCTTTTCTGGGG GATCAATGGAATGCCTGCTACAGTCGCATTTTGGCTGTTAGCCCGAACAGTATATACTCCTAATCTCTGGGAAGATCTCAGAGCCGAAGTTGCCCCTGCTTTCAAGAATGGTATTGATGATCAGCCTGATATTGAGTACCTCAAAGGTTGTACGAAACTCAACGCAATGTACTATGAAACATTGCGTGTCCACGGAGGCGCATCTGGTTTCCGTCGCGTGGCATCAGACACTGTCATCGGAGGCTTCACTTTCAAGGCTGGGAGCGATGTCATCATGCCTTACCGTCAATTGCatgttgatgaagagatATGGGGACAAGACGCCAAATGTTTTGATATCTACAGGTTCATTGACAACCCAAAACTTGCTTTAGCGAGAACTTTCAAGCCGTTTGGTGGGGGCGTGACATTATGCCCTGGCAGATTCTTGATGCATCAAATAGCGTTGAGTCTTATTGCTACTCTTGTCACGAGATATGACATTCACATCGTTGACGGCCATGAGACTCACCCTTTTCCGCAGATGAACCACAAGGGTCCTGAGGTTGGCGTCATATTTCCAATTTTCGAACAGGTTCCCAAGATAATAGTTGAACGAGTTGATATTGGATGA
- a CDS encoding hypothetical protein (TransMembrane:6 (i27-44o136-157i169-192o264-285i297-317o337-354i)) — protein sequence MSFIFTGKKLTILPLTYQSQDIDSSDWITLLTLCLAPLIAHIIAGSPSPVYLHQSRPRWHEQICLYNPTSILWRYAAIADRRIRAKSWDRTDLAPTNAIFWTNRGWDGTEAMIATSAAYCYRYPDNTRISVFSREMITTIIVTSQGIQAGVLLVGALNKDNNPGFTKWMAVDAIFFPLAMIGLLRLCCAFWLNDDYGYTTAHSTTPEPPVFYGHSTADVTEMGKISLLPRTDSNETSSSTLLEPSTSILQSRFKTPSSSLGSKIFRSFFLFLVLSLLALDTLFIIRGGTHTTTSFFFTLYYMFFLAMTTIIFMPYLWQGKTTSTIIPCITSTAYKAYTGLIFAVTVAVIVIACVETRRTPCGKYTSGHGIEADPRACRSEDTDYVSLYVGYDTNSSALVVHDFSISNKTEFVLVNSTEKPQVDFKGTCFGKALSDE from the coding sequence ATGTCCTTTATATTCACTGGCAAGAAGCTGACTATCTTACCACTCACATACCAAAGTCAAGATATCGACAGTTCAGATTGGATAACCCTTCTGACCCTCTGTCTCGCTCCACTTATAGCCCACATTATAGCCGGTTCGCCCTCGCCGGTCTATCTTCATCAAAGCCGACCAAGGTGGCATGAACAAATATGTCTTTACAACCCAACGTCAATCCTTTGGCGATATGCCGCCATCGCAGACCGTCGCATTCGAGCTAAATCATGGGACCGAACTGATCTCGCTCCTACCAATGCCATATTCTGGACCAATCGAGGCTGGGATGGCACTGAAGCTATGATTGCGACAAGCGCGGCTTATTGCTATCGCTACCCTGATAACACCAGGATCTCCGTATTTTCCCGCGAGATGATCACTACCATTATTGTCACTTCTCAAGGGATCCAAGCTGGGGTCCTTCTTGTCGGTGCGCTTAACAAAGACAATAATCCTGGCTTTACAAAGTGGATGGCAGTGGATGCGATATTCTTTCCACTAGCTATGATTGGTCTTTTGAGACTCTGCTGTGCATTTTGGCTCAACGACGACTATGGGTACACTACAGCTCACTCAACTACCCCAGAACCTCCCGTCTTTTACGGACACTCAACTGCCGATGTCACAGAAATGGGTAAAATAAGTCTTCTACCACGAACCGACTCCAATGAGACATCATCCAGCACGTTACTGGAGCCTTCCACCTCAATTCTACAGTCTCGTTTCAAAACGCCGTCGTCCTCTTTGGGAAGCAAGATCTTTCGatcattctttctttttctggtCCTAAGTCTTTTGGCACTCGACACACTGTTCATCATCCGTGGTGGAACGCACACCACTACGAGTTTTTTCTTTACATTGTACTACATGTTCTTTCTCGCCATGACCACCATTATATTCATGCCGTACTTGTGGCAAGGCAAGACGACATCCACCATCATACCATGCATCACCTCGACCGCCTACAAAGCCTACACAGGGTTGATCTTTGCCGTTACCGTGGCAGTGATTGTCATCGCTTGTGTTGAGACTCGCAGGACTCCATGCGGCAAATACACAAGTGGTCACGGCATTGAAGCTGACCCACGGGCTTGCAGGAGTGAAGATACAGATTATGTGTCTCTCTATGTGGGGTATGACACTAATTCTTCGGCGCTTGTTGTCCATGACTTTTCAATTTCCAACAAGACTGAATTCGTCCTTGTCAACTCCACCGAGAAACCACAAGTTGACTTCAAGGGAACATGTTTCGGGAAAGCACTTTCAGATGAATGA
- a CDS encoding hypothetical protein (TransMembrane:12 (i30-49o69-93i114-135o155-174i186-204o224-244i265-288o315-334i367-387o393-416i436-455o467-486i)) — MSQIPSDSSGNSDALELEAAGYQQAMPRRFSLWSLGALSFTLTCTWLGTGSSIGISLTEASSAGTLWSLPIAGVMTTIVSLGMAELASAYPVAGAQYYWSFMVARDDYKPFASYLNGWMSVIGWWLASSSVSNFVSSMILDIIGAWHPDWDQKRWHQYLIYVALIWIATSANIFMSRWIPLFNKIVFVLSVLTLSATTITLFVVTKNHASSDFIFTDTTNRTGWSSDGFAFMLAVGNAVYAFLGSDCAAHLCEEIPNPARNVPKVMIYPLLMGLFTAFPFAASLMYAISDIEAVLNTTTGLPLFEIYFQGTGSRSGATVLMTLFAFCFFANLVANATTSSRTLWAVSRDGALPYSHFWERIHPIFEVPVNALLLSATFITLYGLIFLGSSTAFSAMVSAAIIFLQTSCIIPQAVLLYRGRERVLPLRYFNLGKYGALINGISVLWVVFLDILYCFPTTMPVTAENMSYVSVVFVGLVGFVIVLWFTTKKDTFTGPRIDIDMLNARRVAAVGPLEGTRPAEYHPLTNSEAIKSD; from the exons ATGTCGCAAATTCCATCCGATAGCTCAGGTAATAGCGATGCCCTGGAACTTGAAGCAGCGGGGTATCAGCAGGCTATGCCGCGTCGCTTTTCTCTATGGTCATTAGGTGCACTATCTTTCACTCTGACTTGTACGTGGTTGGGGACAGGATCTTCGATCGGTATCAGCTTGACAGAAGCCTCATCGGCTGGGACTCTGTGGTCTCTTCCCATTGCGGGAGTCATGACGACCATCGTCTCATTGGGCATGGCGGAACTTGCGTCTGCATATCCAGTCGCTGGTGCACAGTATTATTGGTCGTTTATGGTAGCCAGAGATGACTATAAGCCCTTTGCATCTTACCT GAACGGTTGGATGAGCGTCATCGGCTGGTGGCTTGCGTCAAGCTCAGTATCCAACTTTGTCTCATCCATGATCCTCGATATCATCGGGGCCTGGCATCCTGACTGGGATCAGAAGCGTTGGCATCAATATTTGATCTATGTCGCTCTTATTTGGATAGCCACTTCTGCTAACATCTTCATGTCACGATGGATCCCTCTTTTCAACAAGATAGTGTTTGTACTATCTGTTTTGACCCTCAGCGCCACAACCATCACTCTATTCGTGGTGACCAAGAACCATGCTTCGTCAGATTTTATTTTCACAGACACAACCAACAGAACCGGCTGGTCGAGTGATGGGTTCGCTTTTATGCTGGCGGTTGGCAATGCAGTCTACGCCTTTCTGGGTAGTGACTGTGCCGCTCATCTCTGCGAGGAGATCCCCAACCCAGCCAGGAATGTACCAAAGGTCATGATTTACCCTTTATTGATGGGTCTTTTTACTGCATTTCCTTTTGCAGCTTCTCTTATGTATGCGATATCAGATATTGAGGCTGTTCTTAACACGACAACTGGATTGCCCTTGTTTGAGATTTACTTCCAAGGAACTGGATCTCGGTCTGGGGCGACGGTGTTGATGACGTTATTTGCATTCTGCTTTTTTGCAAATCTTGTCGCCAATG CGACAACTTCATCACGAACGCTCTGGGCCGTGTCCCGTGATGGCGCGTTGCCATACTCACATTTTTGGGAACGTATTCATCCCATCTTCGAAGTACCCGTCAACGCGTTATTACTTTCGGCAACGTTCATAACT CTCTATGGCCTGATTTTCCTTGGTTCATCTACTGCCTTTTCCGCCATGGTCAGCGCAGCCATCATCTTTCTACAGACATCATGCATCATTCCTCAAGCCGTTCTTCTCTACAGAGGGCGAGAGCGTGTTTTACCGCTACGTTATTTTAACCTGGGCAAGTATGGCGCTTTGATCAATGGCATCTCTGTGCTTTGGGTTGTTTTCCTTGACATTCTGTACTGCTTTCCCACGACAATGCCAGTTACGGCAGAAAACATGAGCTATGTTtctgttgtgtttgttgGATTGGTAGGGTTTGTCATTGTTCTCTGGTTTACTACCAAGAAAGATACGTTTACGGGGCCGAGAATTGACATTGATATGTTGAATGCTCGACGGGTGGCGGCTGTTGGACCTTTGGAGGGAACGCGCCCTGCGGAGTATCACCCATTGACGAATTCGGAGGCAATTAAGTCAGACTGA
- a CDS encoding hypothetical protein (SECRETED:SignalP(1-15)~CAZy:CE2), producing MKLAVLTCLITAITAAKTPGYRFVGRVNPATKQLTWPSTGVAFTFKGTEAIININSVTGTSSADLIIDGKEPIVIANVNGTSISVPKLPKGTHTVELRKRSETSFGTFSITGVSTDGKLLDTTPPKRKIEIIGDSISVGYGLDGVLPCVDTAALQNNGKTYGAVAARDLNADYSVVAWSGKGLIRNYASSPPDTSPPMPTIYTRYGANDKDNSFTFPKSWVPDAVVINLGTNDFSYLNVRDPVNPADLTKALVKLVKKVQSHYPKAQFFFVSSPLLNDNYPTEADAQKSTHVRVLKDAMQQLSGVKTHFVDWPTQGAEAGCDYHPNAATQAQGGQLLAASIKAALKW from the exons ATGAAGCTGGCCGTGTTAACTTGTTTGATCACTGCCATCACGGCTGCCAAAACGCCT GGCTACCGATTTGTTGGTAGAGTCAACCCAGCAACCAAGCAGCTCACATGGCCTAGTACTGGAGTGGCCTTCACCTTCAAGGGAACTGAAGcaatcatcaacatcaatagTGTTACCGGGACATCAAGCGCAGACTTAATCATCGACGGAAAAGAACCAATTGTCATTGCAAATGTGAACGGAACATCGATATCAGTTCCAAAGCTACCAAAGGGTACTCACACTGTCGAACTTCGTAAGCGGTCAGAGACCTCGTTTGGTACTTTCAGCATCACAGGCGTATCCACTGATGGAAAGCTGCTCGACACAACACCACCGAAGCGCAAGATTGAGATCATTGGAGACTCCATCTCTGTGGGCTACGGCCTCGATGGCGTCCTTCCGTGCGTGGACACTGCCGCCCTTCAAAACAACGGCAAGACATACGGTGCTGTAGCAGCCCGAGATTTGAACGCAGATTACAGCGTCGTAGCTTGGAGTGGAAAGGGTCTTATTCGCAACTATGCCTCATCGCCTCCGGATACATCACCACCAATGCCTACCATCTACACTCGTTACGGTGCCAACGATAAGGACAACAGTTTCACCTTTCCCAAATCGTGGGTACCCGATGCTGTGGTCATTAATCTCGGCACCAACGACTTCAGTTATCTTAATGTGCGCGACCCAGTGAACCCGGCGGATCTCACAAAGGCACTTGTCAAGTTGGTCAAGAAGGTGCAGTCACACTATCCCAAGGCGCAGTTCTTCTTCGTATCTTCGCCGTTGCTCAATGACAACTACCCTACTGAGGCGGATGCACAGAAAAGCACTCATGTTCGTGTGCTCAAGGATGCCATGCAACAGCTGAGTGGTGTCAAGACACACTTTGTGGACTGGCCCACTCAAGGTGCTGAAGCAGGCTGTGATTACCATCCTAATGCTGCTACTCAAGCACAAGGCGGTCAGCTGCTGGCAGCATCTATCAAGGCAGCCTTGAAGTGGTGA